In the genome of Pseudomonas sp. P5_109, one region contains:
- a CDS encoding diguanylate cyclase, translated as MSLHAVRPKILGFISEDVSAWLVALLVLLVGGVLTGLLAWSTLNLFHHQLRQRFQLLASERYSRIEERFEDQVQRLDGLRRFFANSDSVSRAEFDGYTQPLLLRTQAYSYAQRVTRDERAAFERRASDEGLSTFTLRELNAAGQLQLAGERDEYVAVLYSQTQSKLGSPLGYDLLAQPLRRATLERADRHGGMAVSQPMHLVSIEPAYARGVLLVAPVTKRNSQDHAAAKPYGYVMAVISMRQLLADGLPEASHDYLSVRILDLSTDDQHEVLFESPNPPAISELSATRLLRMADHDYQVDIQPSDAFVQANHSSVTSLVVLGGLLSVMLSALLYVLVSQRQRALRLVEQRTQELRDREQELRGTHGQLRGVLNAATQVAIIATDLRGVISTFNAGAEQMLGYISAEVVGHMTLENLHLPRELVARSAELSARYGKPVPTCQAMLVEGGVEGGHEAREWTLVRGDGSHLMVNMLATPVLDEQGLWVGHLAVCIDITERKRVHEALAARDLLLKKLSAHVPGGIYQFKMEFDGRFSVIYASDGIREIYELEPDVLLLNAESIFTRIHPQDTTRVRASIRASADTLSPWREEYRVQLPQRGLRWVRGEATPEELPGGGVLWHGYISDITDMKRVEEELRALSVTDSLTGIHNRRYFQERLTTEMARVERGGGDLSVIMLDIDHFKRINDLHGHAIGDRVLQAVCERIGHRLRRTDVFCRLGGEEFMVLCPDISGEHAYVLAQQLWQGLRSSPIEGVGTVTASFGIASWRIGEGADALLLRADSGVYAAKQAGRDRVEEEMI; from the coding sequence ATGTCGTTGCACGCCGTGCGCCCCAAGATCCTGGGTTTTATCAGCGAAGATGTCTCGGCCTGGCTGGTCGCGTTGCTGGTATTGCTTGTCGGTGGGGTGCTCACGGGCTTGCTGGCGTGGTCGACGCTGAATCTGTTTCACCATCAATTGCGGCAACGCTTTCAACTGCTGGCCAGTGAGCGTTACAGCCGTATCGAAGAGCGTTTTGAAGATCAGGTGCAGCGCCTCGATGGCTTGCGCCGTTTTTTCGCCAACTCCGATTCGGTGTCCCGGGCGGAGTTCGACGGCTATACCCAACCTTTGCTGCTGCGTACCCAGGCGTACTCCTATGCCCAGCGGGTCACTCGTGACGAGCGGGCGGCGTTCGAGCGTCGAGCGAGTGACGAAGGCTTGAGCACTTTCACCCTGAGAGAGCTCAATGCCGCCGGCCAATTGCAACTGGCCGGCGAGCGAGATGAGTACGTAGCGGTGCTGTATAGCCAGACGCAAAGCAAACTCGGTTCTCCCCTCGGTTACGACTTGCTGGCCCAACCGCTGCGGCGTGCCACGCTCGAACGGGCTGATCGGCATGGCGGCATGGCGGTATCACAACCAATGCACCTGGTGAGTATCGAGCCGGCCTATGCGCGAGGCGTGTTGCTGGTCGCGCCGGTCACCAAGCGCAACAGTCAGGACCACGCAGCCGCGAAGCCCTACGGTTATGTCATGGCGGTGATCAGCATGCGCCAGTTGCTGGCGGACGGACTGCCGGAAGCGAGCCATGACTATCTCTCGGTGCGCATCCTCGATTTGTCGACCGACGACCAGCACGAGGTGCTGTTCGAGTCGCCCAACCCGCCGGCCATCAGCGAATTGTCCGCCACGCGCCTGTTGCGCATGGCCGACCATGACTATCAGGTCGATATCCAGCCCAGCGATGCGTTCGTGCAGGCCAACCATTCCTCGGTAACCAGCCTGGTGGTGTTGGGTGGATTGCTCAGCGTGATGCTCAGTGCCTTGCTGTATGTGTTGGTCAGTCAGCGGCAGCGGGCGTTGAGGCTGGTCGAGCAACGCACCCAGGAGCTGCGCGATCGAGAGCAGGAACTGCGTGGCACCCATGGTCAGTTGCGAGGCGTGCTCAATGCCGCCACCCAGGTCGCGATCATCGCCACCGACCTGCGCGGCGTCATCAGCACCTTCAATGCCGGTGCCGAGCAGATGCTCGGCTATATCAGTGCCGAAGTGGTCGGCCATATGACCCTGGAGAACCTGCACCTGCCCCGGGAATTGGTCGCTCGCTCGGCGGAGTTGAGCGCACGTTATGGCAAACCGGTGCCGACCTGCCAGGCGATGCTGGTCGAAGGCGGCGTGGAGGGCGGCCACGAGGCGCGGGAGTGGACGCTGGTGCGCGGCGATGGCAGCCATTTGATGGTCAACATGCTCGCCACACCGGTGCTCGACGAGCAAGGCCTGTGGGTCGGGCACCTGGCGGTGTGCATCGACATCACCGAACGCAAACGGGTCCACGAAGCGCTCGCAGCGCGGGACCTGCTGTTGAAGAAACTCAGCGCCCACGTGCCCGGTGGCATCTACCAGTTCAAGATGGAGTTCGACGGGCGTTTCAGCGTGATCTACGCCAGCGACGGCATTCGCGAGATCTATGAGCTGGAGCCCGATGTGCTGCTGCTCAATGCCGAGTCGATCTTCACCCGCATTCACCCTCAGGACACCACCCGTGTCCGCGCCTCGATCCGCGCCTCGGCCGACACCCTCAGCCCCTGGCGCGAGGAGTACCGCGTGCAGCTGCCGCAACGTGGTTTGCGTTGGGTTCGCGGCGAAGCCACTCCGGAGGAACTGCCCGGTGGCGGTGTGCTGTGGCACGGCTACATCTCGGACATTACCGATATGAAACGGGTGGAAGAAGAGTTGCGCGCGTTGTCGGTCACCGATTCGCTGACCGGCATCCACAACCGGCGTTATTTCCAGGAACGCCTGACCACCGAAATGGCCCGGGTGGAGCGTGGCGGTGGGGATCTGTCGGTGATCATGCTCGATATCGACCACTTCAAGCGGATCAATGACCTGCATGGTCATGCCATCGGTGATCGGGTGTTGCAGGCGGTCTGCGAACGGATCGGCCACCGGCTGCGTCGCACCGATGTGTTCTGCCGCCTGGGCGGTGAAGAGTTCATGGTGCTGTGCCCGGATATCAGTGGCGAACATGCCTATGTGTTGGCCCAGCAATTGTGGCAAGGCCTGCGCAGTTCACCCATCGAAGGTGTCGGTACGGTCACCGCCAGTTTCGGGATTGCCAGTTGGCGGATCGGAGAGGGCGCCGATGCCTTGCTGTTGCGCGCGGATTCGGGGGTGTATGCGGCGAAACAGGCGGGAAGGGACCGGGTCGAAGAGGAAATGATCTAA
- the dacB gene encoding D-alanyl-D-alanine carboxypeptidase/D-alanyl-D-alanine-endopeptidase, with protein sequence MIKSLRPLLLAGFLLPLALPVCAAPINTALSPNVEKALKASKLQDNALSLVMIPLTGPGTPTVFNADVSVNPASTMKLVTTYAALEMLGPNHQWKTEFYTDGTLSGGILNGNLYLKGGGDPKLNMEKLWLLMRDLRANGVTQVTGDLVLDKTFFVQPQLPEFNDDGNDENKPFLVKPDSLLVNLKALRFVARNDSGKVLVSVEPPIASIRIDNQVKALNSKQCTGGVRYNPVAQADGTVTVTVGGQLGEGCSSQTYLSLLDHATYTAGAVRAIWKELGGSIQGKDVLAPTPKDAKVLARAFSPDLAEIIRDINKYSNNTMAQQLFLSLGQRFRTDADGDDAKAAQRVVRQWLAKKGITAPHLVMENGSGLSRAERVSAREMASMLEAAWHSPYSAEYISSMPIAGTDGTMRKRLKTTAMRGEAHVKTGTLNTVRAIAGFSRDVNGNTWAVVAILNDKAPFGASSVLDQVLLDLYRQPKVPQTASVL encoded by the coding sequence ATGATCAAATCTTTGCGTCCATTGCTGTTGGCCGGTTTTCTTCTCCCCCTGGCCCTTCCCGTTTGCGCCGCCCCCATCAATACCGCGTTGTCGCCCAACGTTGAAAAAGCCCTGAAAGCCAGCAAGTTGCAGGACAACGCCCTGTCGCTGGTGATGATCCCGCTCACCGGTCCCGGCACCCCGACGGTGTTCAACGCCGACGTCTCGGTCAACCCGGCGTCGACCATGAAACTGGTCACCACCTACGCGGCCCTGGAAATGCTCGGCCCGAACCACCAGTGGAAAACCGAGTTCTACACCGACGGCACCTTGAGTGGCGGCATCCTCAACGGCAACCTCTACCTCAAGGGTGGCGGCGATCCGAAGCTGAACATGGAAAAACTCTGGCTGTTGATGCGCGACTTGCGTGCCAACGGCGTCACCCAGGTCACCGGCGACCTGGTGCTGGATAAAACCTTCTTCGTGCAACCGCAACTGCCGGAGTTCAATGACGACGGCAATGACGAGAACAAGCCGTTCCTGGTCAAACCCGACTCGCTGCTGGTCAACCTCAAGGCGCTGCGCTTCGTCGCGCGCAATGACTCAGGCAAGGTACTGGTCTCGGTGGAGCCGCCGATTGCGAGCATCCGCATCGACAATCAGGTCAAGGCCCTCAACTCCAAGCAATGCACCGGTGGCGTGCGCTACAACCCGGTGGCTCAGGCCGATGGCACTGTGACCGTTACCGTCGGCGGTCAACTGGGTGAAGGCTGTAGCTCGCAGACTTACCTGTCGCTGCTCGACCACGCGACCTACACCGCCGGCGCCGTCCGCGCGATCTGGAAGGAACTGGGTGGCAGCATCCAGGGCAAGGATGTGCTGGCGCCTACACCGAAAGACGCCAAGGTCCTGGCCCGGGCGTTCTCGCCGGACCTGGCGGAAATCATCCGCGACATCAACAAGTACAGTAACAACACCATGGCCCAGCAGTTGTTCCTGAGCCTCGGCCAACGCTTCCGTACCGATGCCGATGGTGACGACGCCAAGGCCGCCCAGCGTGTCGTGCGCCAGTGGCTGGCTAAAAAGGGCATCACCGCGCCGCACCTGGTGATGGAGAACGGCTCCGGCCTGTCCCGTGCCGAGCGCGTCAGCGCCCGGGAAATGGCCTCGATGCTCGAAGCGGCCTGGCACAGCCCGTATTCTGCCGAATACATCAGCTCGATGCCGATTGCCGGCACCGACGGCACCATGCGCAAACGCCTGAAGACCACTGCCATGCGCGGTGAAGCCCACGTCAAGACCGGCACCCTGAACACCGTGCGGGCGATTGCCGGTTTCAGTCGCGACGTTAACGGTAATACCTGGGCAGTGGTGGCAATCCTCAACGACAAGGCCCCGTTCGGCGCTTCTTCGGTGCTTGATCAGGTGCTGCTGGACCTGTACCGCCAACCGAAAGTGCCGCAGACGGCTTCGGTGTTGTAA
- a CDS encoding YggL family protein, producing MATNRSQRLRKKLCVDEFQELGFELNLDFKEDLADEAIDAFLDAFLKEAMEANGLGYVGGDDYGLVCLQKRGSVSAEQRAAVEAWLKGRTELTSVEVSPLLDVWYPEKPINPVA from the coding sequence ATGGCGACTAACCGTTCCCAGCGTCTGCGCAAAAAACTGTGCGTCGATGAATTTCAAGAGCTGGGTTTCGAACTGAACCTGGATTTCAAAGAAGATTTGGCTGATGAAGCCATTGATGCTTTCCTCGACGCGTTCCTCAAAGAAGCCATGGAAGCCAACGGCCTGGGTTATGTTGGCGGCGACGACTACGGTCTGGTTTGCCTGCAGAAGCGTGGCTCGGTCAGCGCTGAACAGCGCGCTGCCGTTGAAGCCTGGCTCAAAGGCCGCACCGAGCTGACCAGCGTTGAAGTCAGCCCGCTGCTGGACGTCTGGTACCCGGAAAAGCCGATCAATCCGGTAGCTTGA
- a CDS encoding benzoate/H(+) symporter BenE family transporter: MNDATHTLLRPLADTSPSAIVAGFIAMMTGYTSSLVLMFQAGQAAGLSSGQISSWIWAISIGMAVCSIGLSLRYRTPITIAWSTPGAALLITSLGGVSYGEAIGAYITCAVLVTICGLTGSFERLVKKIPASLAAALLAGILFKIGSEIFVAAQHRTALVLAMFVTYLLVKRLSPRYAVLAALLIGTALSGFMGLLDFSGFHLEVATPVWTTPHFSLAATISIGIPLFVVAMTSQNMPGIAVLRADGYTVPASPLITTTGIASLLLAPFGSHGINLAAISAAICTGPHAHEDRNKRYTAAVWCGIFYGIAGVFGATLAALFAALPKELVLSIAALALFGSIINGLSIAMSEVKEREAALITFMVTASGLTLFSIGSAFWGIVAGVVTLVILNCGSEPARDGRQR; the protein is encoded by the coding sequence ATGAACGACGCCACGCACACGCTGCTCCGCCCGTTGGCCGACACCTCGCCCTCGGCCATCGTCGCCGGGTTCATTGCCATGATGACCGGCTACACCAGTTCCCTGGTGTTGATGTTCCAGGCCGGGCAAGCGGCGGGCCTGAGCAGCGGGCAGATTTCTTCGTGGATCTGGGCGATCTCCATCGGCATGGCGGTGTGCTCCATTGGCCTGTCCCTGCGTTATCGCACGCCGATCACCATTGCCTGGTCGACCCCCGGCGCCGCGCTGCTGATCACCAGCCTGGGCGGCGTGAGCTACGGCGAAGCCATTGGCGCCTACATTACCTGCGCAGTGCTGGTGACGATTTGCGGGCTGACCGGCAGCTTCGAACGGCTGGTGAAAAAGATCCCTGCCTCCCTGGCCGCCGCCCTGCTGGCGGGGATCCTGTTCAAGATCGGCAGCGAGATTTTCGTCGCCGCGCAACACCGCACCGCCCTGGTACTGGCAATGTTCGTCACTTATCTGCTGGTCAAGCGCCTGTCGCCGCGTTATGCGGTGTTGGCGGCATTACTGATTGGCACCGCTTTGTCAGGCTTCATGGGGCTGCTGGACTTCAGCGGTTTTCACCTGGAGGTGGCTACACCGGTGTGGACCACGCCGCACTTCTCCCTGGCCGCAACCATCAGCATCGGCATCCCGCTGTTTGTCGTCGCCATGACCTCACAGAACATGCCTGGCATCGCCGTACTGCGCGCCGACGGTTACACGGTGCCCGCCTCTCCGCTGATCACCACCACCGGCATCGCCAGTTTGCTGCTGGCACCGTTCGGCTCCCACGGGATCAACCTGGCGGCGATCAGCGCGGCAATCTGCACCGGGCCGCACGCCCATGAGGATCGCAACAAACGCTACACCGCGGCGGTCTGGTGCGGGATTTTCTACGGGATCGCCGGGGTGTTCGGCGCGACGCTCGCGGCATTGTTTGCCGCGCTGCCCAAGGAACTGGTGCTGTCGATCGCGGCGCTGGCGCTGTTCGGCTCGATCATCAACGGCTTGAGCATCGCCATGAGCGAAGTGAAGGAACGTGAAGCGGCGCTGATCACCTTCATGGTCACGGCATCGGGGCTGACGCTGTTTTCCATCGGTTCGGCGTTCTGGGGGATTGTCGCGGGGGTGGTGACGCTGGTGATCCTGAACTGTGGGAGCGAGCCTGCTCGCGATGGTCGTCAACGATAA
- a CDS encoding GntR family transcriptional regulator gives MNEQLQPLKKQPRAGKAGRSGTQDDIVYAHIFEAILEQRLAPGTKLSEEALGEIFGVSRTIIRRALSRLAHEGVVLLRPNRGAVVASPSVEEARQVFMARRLVERAITELAVQHATAEQIAELRQMVNDERDSFSRGDRGAGIRLSGEFHLKLAEAAKNAPLISFQRSLVSQTSLIIAQYESGNRSHCSYDEHTQLIDAIEKRDAELAVNLMMHHMDHIDSKLNLDEESASDDLHAVFSHLLQTKKPGRSTAKL, from the coding sequence ATGAACGAACAGTTGCAACCCCTAAAGAAACAACCGCGAGCTGGTAAAGCCGGCCGCAGCGGTACCCAGGACGATATTGTCTACGCGCATATCTTCGAGGCCATCCTCGAGCAGCGTCTGGCGCCCGGCACCAAGTTGAGCGAAGAAGCGCTGGGGGAGATTTTCGGGGTCAGCCGTACCATCATTCGCCGCGCCTTGTCGCGCCTGGCCCATGAAGGCGTGGTGTTGCTGCGTCCGAATCGCGGCGCCGTGGTCGCCAGCCCGAGCGTCGAAGAAGCCCGTCAGGTGTTCATGGCCCGCCGTCTGGTGGAGCGCGCGATCACTGAACTGGCCGTTCAGCACGCGACCGCCGAGCAGATTGCCGAATTGCGCCAGATGGTCAACGACGAGCGCGACAGCTTTTCCCGTGGCGACCGTGGTGCCGGCATCCGCCTGTCGGGCGAATTCCACCTGAAACTGGCCGAAGCGGCGAAAAACGCGCCGTTGATCAGCTTCCAGCGCAGCCTGGTGTCCCAGACATCGCTGATCATCGCCCAGTACGAAAGCGGCAACCGTTCCCATTGCTCCTACGACGAGCACACCCAGTTGATCGACGCCATCGAGAAGCGCGACGCTGAGCTGGCGGTCAACCTGATGATGCATCACATGGATCACATCGACAGCAAGCTCAACCTTGATGAGGAAAGTGCGTCGGATGATCTGCATGCGGTGTTCTCGCATTTGTTGCAGACCAAGAAGCCTGGGCGTTCCACCGCGAAGCTGTAG
- the guaD gene encoding guanine deaminase, protein MPLTRKAYRAAILHSIADPAIVGIEASYEYFEDGLLVVDNGQISALGHASELLPTLPADIEITHYQDALITPGFIDTHIHLPQTGMVGAYGEQLLDWLNTYTFPCESQFADKAHADQVADIFIKELLRNGTTTALVFGSVHPQSVNSFFEAAEQLDLRMIAGKVMMDRNAPDYLTDTAESSYVDSKALIERWHGKGRLHYAVTPRFAPTSTPEQLTLAGQLLTEYPDLYMQTHISENLKEIEWVKELFPERKGYLDVYDHYQLLGERSVFAHGVHLCDDECARLAETGSAISFCPTSNFFLGSGLFNLPMAEKHKLNVGIGTDVGGGTSFSLLQTLNEAYKVMQLQGARLSPFKSLYLATLGGARALRLEDKIGTLLPGTDADFLVLDYNATPLLSYRLQQANNIAETLFVLMTLGDDRTVLQTYAAGNLVHQR, encoded by the coding sequence ATGCCTTTGACTCGCAAAGCCTACCGCGCCGCCATCCTGCACAGCATCGCCGACCCTGCCATCGTTGGTATCGAAGCCTCCTACGAGTATTTCGAAGACGGCTTGCTGGTTGTGGATAACGGCCAGATCAGCGCCCTCGGCCACGCCAGCGAACTGCTGCCGACCCTGCCGGCCGATATCGAAATCACCCACTACCAGGACGCGCTGATCACCCCTGGCTTCATCGACACCCACATCCACCTGCCGCAAACCGGCATGGTCGGCGCCTACGGCGAGCAATTGCTGGACTGGCTCAACACCTACACCTTTCCGTGCGAAAGCCAGTTCGCCGACAAGGCCCACGCCGACCAGGTCGCGGATATTTTCATCAAGGAACTGCTGCGCAACGGCACCACCACGGCGCTGGTATTCGGCAGCGTACACCCGCAATCGGTGAACTCGTTCTTCGAAGCGGCCGAGCAGCTCGACCTGCGCATGATCGCCGGCAAGGTGATGATGGACCGCAATGCCCCGGACTATCTGACCGACACCGCTGAATCCAGCTACGTCGACAGCAAGGCGCTGATCGAACGCTGGCACGGCAAGGGTCGCCTGCACTACGCGGTCACCCCACGCTTCGCACCGACCAGCACCCCGGAACAGCTGACCCTGGCCGGCCAGTTGCTGACCGAATACCCGGATCTGTACATGCAGACCCACATCAGCGAAAACCTCAAGGAAATCGAGTGGGTCAAGGAACTGTTCCCGGAGCGCAAGGGTTACCTGGACGTCTACGATCACTACCAGTTGCTCGGCGAGCGCTCGGTGTTCGCCCACGGCGTGCATCTGTGTGATGACGAGTGCGCGCGGCTGGCGGAAACCGGTTCGGCCATCTCGTTCTGCCCGACCTCGAACTTCTTCCTCGGCAGCGGCCTGTTCAACCTGCCGATGGCCGAGAAGCACAAGCTCAACGTCGGCATCGGCACCGACGTGGGCGGCGGCACCAGTTTCTCGCTGCTGCAAACCCTCAACGAAGCCTACAAGGTCATGCAGCTGCAAGGTGCGCGCCTGAGCCCGTTCAAGTCGCTGTACCTGGCCACCCTCGGCGGCGCCCGCGCGCTGCGTCTGGAAGACAAGATCGGCACCCTGCTACCGGGCACCGACGCCGACTTCCTGGTGCTGGACTACAACGCCACGCCGCTGCTGAGCTATCGCTTGCAGCAGGCCAACAACATTGCCGAGACGTTGTTTGTGTTGATGACGCTGGGGGATGACCGGACTGTGCTGCAGACTTATGCGGCGGGGAATCTGGTGCATCAGCGCTAA
- the xdhC gene encoding xanthine dehydrogenase accessory protein XdhC translates to MYNWIDALADLQNRGEPCVLVTIIEELGSTPRNAGSKMVISANQAFDTIGGGHLEYKAMQIAREMLVSGKQDTHLERFSLGASLGQCCGGATVLLFEPMGQVQAQIAVFGAGHVGRALVPLLASLPCRVRWIDSREDEFPEQIPHGVRKIVSEEPVDEIDDLPAGSYCIVMTHNHQLDLELTAAILKRNDFAYFGLIGSKTKRVKFEHRLRDRGFDSSVVQRMRCPMGIGEVKGKLPVEIAISIAGEIIATYNANFGQQTSSAEPIAKLLPASRRSHASKQAASN, encoded by the coding sequence ATGTACAACTGGATCGACGCCCTCGCCGACCTGCAAAACCGCGGTGAACCCTGCGTACTGGTCACCATCATCGAAGAGCTCGGCTCGACGCCGCGCAACGCTGGCTCGAAGATGGTCATCAGCGCGAACCAGGCCTTCGACACCATCGGTGGCGGGCACCTGGAATACAAGGCCATGCAGATCGCCCGCGAGATGCTGGTTAGCGGCAAGCAGGACACCCATCTTGAGCGTTTCAGCCTCGGCGCCAGCCTCGGCCAATGCTGCGGTGGTGCAACCGTTTTGCTGTTCGAACCGATGGGCCAGGTGCAGGCGCAGATCGCCGTGTTCGGTGCCGGCCACGTAGGCCGCGCCTTGGTGCCGCTGCTGGCCAGCCTGCCTTGCCGGGTGCGCTGGATCGATTCGCGGGAAGATGAATTCCCCGAGCAGATTCCCCACGGCGTGCGCAAAATCGTTTCCGAAGAACCTGTGGATGAAATCGATGATCTGCCTGCCGGCAGCTATTGCATCGTGATGACCCACAACCACCAGCTCGACCTCGAACTCACCGCTGCGATCCTCAAGCGCAACGACTTCGCCTACTTCGGCCTGATCGGTTCGAAGACCAAACGCGTGAAGTTCGAACACCGCCTGCGCGACCGTGGTTTCGACAGCAGCGTCGTGCAACGCATGCGCTGCCCGATGGGCATCGGCGAAGTCAAAGGCAAGTTGCCTGTGGAAATCGCCATCTCCATCGCCGGCGAAATCATCGCCACCTACAACGCCAATTTCGGCCAGCAAACGTCCAGCGCCGAACCGATTGCCAAACTGCTGCCCGCTTCACGCCGCAGCCACGCTTCGAAGCAAGCCGCCTCGAACTGA
- the xdhB gene encoding xanthine dehydrogenase molybdopterin binding subunit, whose product MSNHHAVEKTQAELAELFAKDLTTGVGRSVKHDSAAKHVAGEAQYIDDRLEFPNQLHVYARMSDRAHARIISIDTAPCYAFEGVRIAITHEDVPGLKDIGPLMPGDPLLAIDTVQFVGQPVVAVAAKDLETARKAAMAAIIEYEDLEPVLDVVEALRKRHFVLDSHTHKRGDSVSALATAEHRIQGTLHIGGQEHFYLETQISSVMPTEDGGMIVYCSTQNPTEVQKLVAEVLDVSMNKIVVDMRRMGGGFGGKETQAASPACLCAVIAHLTGQPTKMRLPRVEDMLMTGKRHPFYVEYDVGFDSTGRLHGINLELAGNCGCSPDLSASIVDRAMFHSDNSYYLGDATINGHRCKTNTASNTAYRGFGGPQGMVAIEEVMDAISRHLALDPLAVRKANYYGKTERNVTHYYQTVEHNMLEEMTAELEESSQYAERREAIRRYNANSPILKKGLALTPVKFGISFTASFLNQAGALVHVYTDGSIHLNHGGTEMGQGLNTKVAQVVAEVFQVEMDRVQITATNTDKVPNTSPTAASSGADLNGKAAQNAAETIKQRLVEFAARQYKVSEEDVEFHNGHVRVRDHILTFEALIQQAYFAQVSLSSTGFYKTPKIYYDRSQARGRPFYYFAFGAACCEVLVDTLTGEYKMLRTDILHDVGASLNPAIDIGQVEGGFIQGMGWLTMEELVWNNKGKLMTNGPASYKIPAVADMPLDLRVKLVENRKNPEDTVFHSKAVGEPPFMLGIASWCAIKDAVASLGDYKHQPKIDAPATPERVLWGCEQMRQLKAAKAAEAEVELAPL is encoded by the coding sequence ATGTCTAATCATCATGCCGTAGAGAAGACCCAAGCCGAATTGGCTGAACTGTTCGCCAAGGACCTGACCACCGGTGTCGGCCGCAGCGTCAAGCACGACAGCGCCGCCAAGCATGTGGCCGGTGAAGCGCAGTACATCGACGATCGCCTGGAGTTTCCGAACCAGTTGCACGTCTATGCACGCATGTCGGACCGTGCCCACGCCCGCATCATCAGCATCGACACCGCGCCGTGCTACGCCTTCGAAGGCGTGCGCATCGCCATCACCCACGAAGACGTGCCGGGCCTGAAAGACATCGGCCCACTGATGCCCGGCGATCCGCTGCTGGCCATCGATACTGTGCAATTCGTCGGTCAACCGGTGGTCGCCGTCGCCGCGAAAGACCTGGAAACCGCACGCAAGGCCGCGATGGCCGCGATCATCGAATACGAAGACCTGGAACCTGTGCTGGACGTGGTCGAAGCGCTGCGCAAACGCCACTTCGTACTCGACAGCCATACCCATAAGCGTGGCGATTCAGTCTCGGCGCTGGCCACCGCCGAGCACCGCATACAGGGCACGCTGCACATCGGCGGCCAGGAACACTTCTACCTGGAAACCCAGATCTCTTCGGTGATGCCGACCGAAGATGGCGGCATGATCGTCTACTGCTCGACCCAGAACCCTACCGAAGTGCAGAAGCTGGTAGCCGAAGTACTGGACGTGTCGATGAACAAGATCGTCGTCGACATGCGCCGCATGGGCGGTGGTTTCGGCGGCAAGGAAACCCAGGCGGCCAGCCCGGCGTGCCTGTGCGCGGTGATCGCGCACCTCACCGGCCAGCCGACCAAGATGCGCCTGCCGCGCGTCGAAGACATGCTGATGACCGGCAAGCGTCACCCATTCTACGTCGAGTACGACGTGGGCTTCGACAGCACCGGCCGCCTGCACGGCATCAACCTGGAACTGGCCGGCAACTGCGGTTGCTCGCCTGACCTGTCGGCGTCGATCGTCGACCGGGCGATGTTCCACTCGGACAACTCGTACTACCTGGGTGACGCGACCATCAACGGTCACCGCTGCAAGACCAACACCGCGTCGAACACCGCCTACCGTGGTTTCGGCGGCCCGCAGGGCATGGTCGCCATCGAAGAAGTGATGGACGCCATCTCTCGCCACCTGGCCCTGGATCCTTTGGCGGTGCGCAAGGCCAACTACTACGGCAAGACCGAGCGCAACGTCACCCACTACTACCAGACCGTCGAGCACAACATGCTCGAAGAGATGACCGCGGAGCTTGAAGAAAGCAGCCAGTACGCCGAGCGTCGCGAAGCGATTCGTCGCTACAACGCCAACAGCCCGATCCTGAAAAAAGGCCTGGCGCTGACCCCGGTGAAATTCGGTATTTCCTTCACTGCCAGCTTCCTCAACCAGGCGGGTGCCCTGGTGCACGTCTACACCGACGGCAGCATCCACCTGAACCACGGCGGCACCGAAATGGGCCAGGGCCTGAACACCAAGGTCGCGCAGGTCGTGGCTGAAGTGTTCCAGGTGGAAATGGACCGCGTGCAGATCACCGCGACCAACACCGACAAGGTACCGAACACCTCGCCGACCGCCGCTTCCAGCGGTGCCGACCTGAACGGTAAAGCCGCGCAGAACGCCGCCGAAACCATCAAGCAACGCCTGGTGGAGTTCGCTGCCCGCCAGTACAAGGTCAGCGAAGAAGATGTGGAATTCCACAACGGCCACGTGCGGGTCCGCGATCACATCCTGACCTTCGAAGCGCTGATCCAGCAGGCGTACTTCGCCCAGGTGTCGCTGTCGAGCACCGGGTTCTACAAGACTCCGAAAATCTACTACGACCGCAGCCAGGCTCGTGGTCGTCCGTTCTACTACTTCGCCTTTGGCGCGGCGTGCTGCGAAGTGCTGGTCGACACCCTGACCGGCGAATACAAGATGCTGCGCACCGACATCCTCCACGACGTCGGCGCCTCGCTGAACCCGGCCATCGACATCGGTCAGGTCGAGGGTGGTTTCATCCAGGGCATGGGTTGGCTGACCATGGAAGAGCTGGTGTGGAACAACAAGGGCAAGCTGATGACCAACGGCCCGGCCAGCTACAAGATCCCGGCCGTGGCGGACATGCCGCTGGACCTGCGGGTGAAGCTGGTGGAAAACCGCAAGAACCCGGAAGACACAGTGTTCCACTCCAAGGCCGTGGGCGAGCCGCCGTTCATGCTCGGCATCGCCTCGTGGTGTGCGATCAAGGACGCCGTGGCGAGCCTGGGCGATTACAAACATCAACCGAAAATCGACGCACCGGCGACCCCGGAGCGCGTGTTGTGGGGCTGTGAGCAGATGCGCCAGTTGAAGGCGGCGAAAGCGGCCGAAGCTGAAGTCGAGTTGGCTCCGCTCTAG